The following proteins come from a genomic window of Nitrospira sp.:
- a CDS encoding AI-2E family transporter — MTRPQLFTVVFFALLALLLYQIGLILQPFLFPVLWAALLAHWVFPLHRRLTALMNGRDTLSAGCLTVGVLTVVVVPVVLMSVVLVREAVAVEQIIHEWIVAGGVQQLPERLAAVPVIGSWLRSLVSGGNGQLVPMEDSVVSGAKWLSQFLVSQMGDLLKNAVVLVSNFFIMLMVLFFLFKDGERWMDSLYELVPMDESHKQKILTRLDQTVRAVVKGMLVTALVQGVLAGLAYLVLSVPFPMVLTALTIVLAPIPFGGTALVWGPVVVYFFAIGAMGKALGMLAWGVGVVSMVDQFLRPWLIGQDVQIPVLLLVLSVLGGLGLYGLLGLFVGPIIISLFMTAIQIYREEYFVPDAAVAQSAPPSS, encoded by the coding sequence ATGACTCGTCCACAACTTTTTACGGTCGTTTTCTTCGCTCTCCTGGCGCTGTTGCTCTATCAGATCGGACTGATCTTACAGCCCTTCCTCTTCCCGGTCCTGTGGGCGGCGTTGCTGGCCCATTGGGTGTTTCCATTGCATCGCCGATTGACGGCGCTGATGAACGGGCGCGATACATTGTCTGCCGGTTGTTTGACCGTCGGCGTGCTGACGGTGGTGGTGGTTCCGGTGGTCTTGATGAGCGTGGTCTTGGTGCGGGAAGCGGTGGCGGTGGAGCAGATTATCCATGAGTGGATTGTCGCCGGGGGCGTTCAGCAGTTACCCGAGCGGCTGGCGGCGGTACCGGTGATCGGCAGCTGGCTGCGTTCGTTGGTGTCGGGCGGCAATGGGCAACTGGTGCCGATGGAGGACTCCGTGGTGTCGGGAGCCAAATGGCTGAGCCAGTTTTTGGTGAGTCAGATGGGGGATCTCCTGAAGAATGCCGTGGTCCTCGTCAGCAACTTTTTCATCATGCTGATGGTGCTCTTTTTCCTGTTCAAAGACGGCGAACGCTGGATGGACTCGCTGTACGAGCTCGTCCCCATGGACGAGTCGCATAAACAGAAAATTCTCACGCGGCTCGATCAAACGGTCCGGGCGGTCGTGAAGGGCATGCTGGTCACCGCGCTGGTGCAGGGCGTGCTGGCCGGGTTGGCGTATCTCGTGTTGAGTGTGCCGTTCCCGATGGTGCTGACGGCGCTGACGATCGTGCTGGCGCCGATTCCTTTCGGCGGCACGGCCTTGGTCTGGGGGCCGGTGGTGGTGTATTTCTTCGCCATCGGTGCCATGGGAAAAGCGCTGGGCATGTTGGCCTGGGGCGTCGGCGTGGTCTCGATGGTCGATCAGTTTCTCCGGCCGTGGCTCATTGGGCAGGATGTCCAGATTCCGGTGCTGCTGCTGGTGCTCTCCGTGCTCGGCGGTCTCGGACTATACGGATTGCTGGGATTGTTTGTCGGTCCGATCATCATTAGCCTCTTCATGACGGCGATCCAGATTTATCGAGAAGAGTATTTCGTTCCCGATGCCGCTGTGGCACAGAGCGCTCCTCCATCCTCCTGA
- a CDS encoding DUF3365 domain-containing protein encodes MHRFVTTLGTTAVTLLVAGLLLAPIPPLAKEPPILPGISPEKVADYVHAIIQADRTIYTTLVVTRMQEKHIVKATEHWEQDNALPLPAQFLQHSGKMVAESGRGIRYRLIGLSPIYQRNAPATDFERNALVALTAQPDRPVTGIVSSGKKPFFQAIYPDRAVSAACVSCHNNHPLSPKRDFKANDVMGAIAITIPLD; translated from the coding sequence ATGCATCGCTTCGTCACCACGCTCGGAACCACAGCCGTCACGCTCCTAGTCGCGGGGCTCTTGCTCGCGCCCATTCCGCCGCTGGCGAAAGAACCGCCGATCCTGCCGGGCATCTCGCCGGAAAAGGTCGCAGACTATGTGCATGCCATCATCCAGGCCGACCGAACTATTTACACCACGCTCGTAGTGACCCGGATGCAGGAAAAGCACATCGTCAAGGCCACCGAACATTGGGAACAAGACAACGCCCTGCCGCTCCCCGCCCAGTTCCTGCAACACTCCGGAAAGATGGTTGCCGAAAGCGGACGGGGCATCCGTTATCGCCTCATCGGCCTTTCCCCGATTTATCAACGGAACGCCCCGGCGACGGATTTCGAACGGAATGCCCTTGTCGCGTTGACCGCACAACCGGATCGCCCCGTCACCGGCATTGTGTCGAGCGGAAAGAAACCATTCTTTCAAGCCATCTATCCGGACCGCGCGGTCTCCGCGGCCTGCGTGTCATGCCACAACAACCACCCGCTGAGCCCCAAGCGGGACTTCAAAGCGAACGACGTCATGGGAGCCATCGCCATCACGATTCCGTTGGACTAA
- a CDS encoding BolA family protein, which translates to MITPEVLTEFVRKSMPDAAVTVTDRTGTMDHLKVIVVSEAFREKNLLDRHRLIYQALDVPLKDGRIHALELTARTKDEA; encoded by the coding sequence ATGATTACACCGGAAGTGTTGACCGAGTTCGTTCGGAAGAGTATGCCGGATGCGGCGGTGACGGTCACCGATCGCACTGGGACGATGGACCATTTGAAGGTGATAGTAGTGTCGGAGGCGTTTCGGGAGAAGAATCTTCTGGATCGGCACCGGCTCATCTATCAGGCGCTGGATGTGCCGTTGAAGGATGGGCGTATTCACGCGCTGGAGTTGACGGCTCGCACTAAAGACGAAGCATAG
- a CDS encoding response regulator: MSEFKSGFFVGGDACNGRVLVVDDEPDIRKVVKMTLQKAGYDVLEAENGEKAIETINSGENRLLLDVMVCDIRMPKVNGIEAIAYFRQNYPRVPLIVLTGFPDTDMATSLLRQGVVDYLVKPVEGEKLKASVARAMEQRELAPL, encoded by the coding sequence ATGTCTGAATTCAAATCAGGGTTCTTTGTCGGAGGAGATGCCTGCAACGGACGAGTCCTAGTCGTGGACGACGAGCCGGACATCCGCAAAGTCGTAAAGATGACGTTGCAGAAAGCGGGCTATGACGTGCTGGAGGCCGAGAACGGCGAGAAAGCCATTGAGACCATCAATAGCGGAGAAAACCGGCTGCTGCTCGACGTAATGGTGTGCGATATCCGTATGCCGAAGGTCAACGGGATCGAAGCGATTGCGTACTTCCGGCAAAATTACCCCCGCGTGCCCCTGATCGTCCTGACCGGATTCCCCGACACCGACATGGCTACGTCGTTACTCAGGCAAGGCGTGGTCGACTATCTGGTGAAACCCGTTGAAGGAGAAAAGCTGAAAGCCTCCGTCGCCCGTGCGATGGAGCAGCGTGAACTGGCGCCCTTATGA
- a CDS encoding glutaredoxin domain-containing protein, with product MAEPIEDEIQKEVKAHKILIYGKGTKTMPMCGFTRETMQFFEKYGYPYELIDVLSQPTKREALTKMTNWPTLPKVFIDGTFYGDTDILDPMEKKGEMEPLLKKAFGR from the coding sequence ATGGCCGAACCGATAGAAGATGAGATCCAGAAGGAAGTGAAAGCGCATAAGATTCTGATCTACGGCAAGGGGACGAAGACCATGCCGATGTGCGGATTCACACGGGAGACGATGCAGTTTTTTGAGAAGTATGGATACCCGTATGAACTGATCGATGTGCTCTCCCAGCCGACCAAGCGGGAAGCCCTCACGAAGATGACCAATTGGCCGACGCTGCCCAAAGTGTTCATCGACGGGACGTTCTACGGGGACACCGACATTCTCGATCCGATGGAAAAGAAAGGCGAGATGGAGCCGCTGCTGAAGAAGGCGTTCGGGAGGTAG
- a CDS encoding response regulator, protein MASILVIDDDEALRLLLREMLEADGHAVRAAANGREGLALYRAQPADLVITDILMPEQDGMEVILELTREFLDARVIAMTGASGEQNFLSVAKLFGARHILEKPFGADQIRRLVDYTLAH, encoded by the coding sequence GTGGCATCCATTCTAGTCATCGACGACGATGAGGCATTGCGGCTCCTGCTGCGGGAGATGCTGGAGGCTGACGGCCACGCGGTCCGTGCAGCCGCCAACGGACGTGAAGGGCTGGCCCTCTATCGGGCACAGCCGGCCGATCTGGTCATTACCGATATTTTGATGCCGGAGCAGGACGGGATGGAAGTGATTCTGGAACTCACCAGGGAATTTCTCGACGCCCGCGTCATCGCCATGACCGGCGCGTCGGGGGAGCAAAACTTCCTCAGCGTCGCCAAGCTCTTCGGAGCCCGCCATATTCTGGAGAAGCCCTTTGGGGCCGATCAAATTCGCCGCCTGGTGGACTACACGCTGGCTCACTAA
- a CDS encoding ATP-binding protein has translation MTTPRPARPPHAPRETRWGLKAKLILSMLFVGIVPLVIGLGMAFWQGSQEIRDVNGESFKALATEAARKLDLVTAEEVARTSRIANDPAIIQELERRRDGASALPPGLGNLSDAEQTAHWAARDPAMVKAVTENLTAGLLREYYSGAHSQPDHLLPQVMRSATKMLFLTDSHGTLVASMKAKPDYRHGDSLWWKGAFNNGAGKLFIEDVHFHAQADTYAFTISIPVMDSLHYEVIGVLHRVIDAKEFFSPSTHPIRFGKTGHVMLIDSRGIVMSCPILPTGVSLSDQSLIPLITPLQPGWTQAASDGHGGKTTSIIGFAPLPETSRATNGSLSGGSWHTFVWQSSDELFAPIQHLFTWMTVFGGIAVVLLAVLGYVAASRIVTPVRALQQAAQAIGRGELQTAIDIRTGDELEDLADEFTRMNTQLEAAFAGLTDQVTLKTQEVDYLRQSTDQILDAVPTPIVLVDAGESVNYVNQAARETFHLAPDATPPLSLFTVLPLDAASQTKLRQEFSGDAAGAPDAAAPVLNKAPRDPLAQADGNEGGRDRAELRIGSRTYHYLWFRLPSRPGEEPHSGLVLRDITDDSRMQDQLIQAEKSGSLGVLTAGIGHELNNPLFGILGLGEAIQDETDLTRAQSHARDIVAQGRRMAAIIRDFTGITARDTSAQRIPVCVESTIEHALAAMQTAADLTQIAIQKTFAGETMVMAIPDQLQQAIMNLLINAVQAMKGVGALTIVTTQTDQLVTARITDSGPGIAPQYLARIFDPFFTTKGQGEGSGLGLTVARRIIRKFGGELRIESRVGEGTTCLITLPRIRNQPPEEGTCIASSPRSEPQPSRS, from the coding sequence ATGACGACACCAAGGCCGGCACGCCCGCCACACGCACCACGCGAGACCCGATGGGGACTGAAAGCCAAACTGATCCTCTCGATGCTCTTCGTCGGTATCGTCCCGCTCGTCATCGGACTGGGCATGGCCTTCTGGCAGGGGTCGCAAGAAATCCGCGACGTCAACGGCGAAAGCTTCAAGGCGCTCGCAACCGAGGCCGCCCGCAAACTCGACCTCGTCACCGCTGAAGAAGTGGCCCGCACCTCCCGCATCGCGAACGATCCCGCAATCATTCAGGAGCTGGAACGACGCCGGGACGGCGCCTCGGCATTGCCCCCAGGATTGGGAAACCTCTCCGACGCCGAACAGACCGCACATTGGGCAGCACGCGACCCCGCCATGGTCAAGGCCGTCACTGAGAATCTGACGGCCGGGCTCTTGCGTGAGTATTACTCCGGCGCCCACAGCCAACCTGATCACCTCCTGCCGCAAGTCATGCGCTCGGCCACGAAGATGCTGTTCCTGACCGATAGTCATGGCACCCTCGTCGCCTCCATGAAGGCCAAACCGGACTACCGCCATGGCGACTCTCTCTGGTGGAAGGGCGCCTTCAATAACGGAGCGGGGAAACTATTTATCGAGGACGTCCACTTCCATGCCCAGGCCGATACGTATGCGTTCACCATTTCCATCCCTGTCATGGACAGCCTCCACTACGAAGTTATCGGCGTGCTGCATCGCGTGATCGATGCCAAAGAGTTTTTCTCCCCTTCCACCCACCCCATCCGGTTCGGGAAAACCGGGCATGTGATGCTGATCGATAGCCGGGGCATCGTGATGAGCTGCCCGATCCTCCCAACCGGCGTCTCACTATCCGACCAGAGCCTGATTCCCCTCATCACTCCGCTCCAGCCCGGCTGGACCCAGGCAGCGAGCGACGGACACGGAGGCAAGACGACGTCGATCATCGGCTTCGCGCCCCTGCCGGAGACCAGCCGCGCGACGAACGGATCGCTGAGCGGCGGCTCCTGGCATACCTTTGTCTGGCAATCGTCCGATGAACTGTTTGCGCCGATCCAACATCTCTTTACCTGGATGACGGTCTTTGGCGGCATCGCCGTCGTGCTCCTCGCGGTGCTGGGCTACGTCGCCGCCAGCCGCATCGTCACGCCGGTCCGCGCGCTGCAACAGGCCGCCCAAGCGATCGGACGAGGAGAACTCCAAACCGCCATCGACATTCGCACCGGCGACGAACTGGAGGATCTGGCCGACGAATTCACCCGCATGAATACTCAACTGGAAGCCGCATTTGCCGGCTTGACCGACCAAGTGACCTTGAAAACGCAAGAAGTGGATTACCTCCGGCAGTCCACCGATCAGATCCTGGATGCGGTCCCGACGCCCATCGTCCTGGTCGATGCTGGTGAATCCGTCAACTACGTGAATCAGGCCGCTCGTGAGACCTTCCACCTCGCGCCCGACGCAACGCCGCCGCTGTCACTGTTCACCGTACTTCCGCTCGACGCCGCCAGCCAAACCAAACTCCGCCAAGAATTTTCCGGGGACGCAGCCGGGGCACCGGACGCAGCCGCACCGGTTCTAAACAAAGCCCCACGGGATCCCCTGGCTCAAGCCGACGGCAACGAGGGGGGTCGTGACCGGGCGGAGCTCCGGATTGGCTCACGGACGTATCATTATCTGTGGTTTCGCCTGCCCAGCCGCCCGGGAGAAGAACCGCACAGCGGGCTTGTGCTCCGCGACATCACCGATGACAGCCGCATGCAGGACCAACTCATTCAAGCCGAGAAATCCGGCAGCCTCGGCGTGCTGACCGCCGGCATCGGACATGAATTGAATAATCCATTGTTCGGGATCCTGGGCCTGGGAGAAGCCATTCAGGATGAAACCGATCTCACCCGCGCCCAATCGCACGCCCGCGATATCGTCGCCCAAGGGCGCCGGATGGCCGCCATCATCCGGGACTTCACCGGCATCACCGCTCGGGACACCTCAGCCCAGCGCATTCCGGTGTGCGTGGAATCCACGATCGAGCACGCGCTCGCCGCCATGCAGACCGCCGCCGATCTGACTCAGATAGCCATCCAAAAGACCTTCGCCGGAGAGACCATGGTCATGGCCATCCCCGACCAACTCCAGCAAGCCATAATGAATCTCTTGATAAATGCCGTTCAGGCGATGAAAGGGGTCGGCGCCTTGACCATCGTCACCACGCAGACAGATCAACTAGTCACAGCCAGGATCACGGACAGCGGCCCTGGGATTGCCCCGCAATACCTCGCAAGAATCTTCGACCCGTTCTTTACGACCAAAGGACAAGGGGAAGGTTCGGGATTGGGCCTGACCGTCGCCCGGCGCATCATCAGGAAATTCGGCGGAGAGTTGCGGATCGAGAGCCGCGTGGGAGAGGGCACGACCTGTCTCATCACACTGCCGAGGATCCGCAATCAGCCACCTGAGGAGGGCACATGCATCGCTTCGTCACCACGCTCGGAACCACAGCCGTCACGCTCCTAG
- a CDS encoding PBP1A family penicillin-binding protein produces MPRVGRVLKWLMGGMVALVCAAGIAVAGYGALLAASIALPKSDEHPPLLIFGAPHLLKPGEPVVETGVFDRLHRLGYRAVSDVQGPGDYLASQDVIDLYLHAQEESHQPPRRVHVELKDGVITNVMSMQERESLPFVALEPPLLSGMRGGSRQVREWVPYNQIPSLVIKTVLAVEDRRFFSHYGVDPVAIGRALWANVTRGGVVQGGSTITQQLAKNLFYSPQRTLGRKLREVVAAFVMEWKYRKEEILESYLNEIYLGQAGSVSIYGIGEAAHRYFGKPLDALSIEEVALIGGMIKGPNTYSPTKNLEHATHRRNVVLRRLRDEGVLTEDAWKEAVNRPVQVSLPEDVVADAPYFVDYLLRQVEAGTGMGIPEGARIYSTLDPYMQQLATDALHKGLAKLEQQYPALREGETPLQGALVVLEARTGHLRAMVGGREYRTSQFNRAAQAHRQAGSLFKPFVYLAAFEAARAEGSTGITPATMLADEPVSFESGTGPWSPQNYDRQFHGQVTVRAALEQSLNVPAVRTAHRLGIGSINRLLRGFGIQGALPDNLSVALGSASVSLLEITAAYGGLANAGVVVKPVALTNLVRDSGETVWSPMVDRHQAVSAQGAYLATSLLKGVLDRGTGSKARAWGLRGPVAGKTGTTDGYRDAWFVGYTPDLVIGVWVGFDDERAIRLTGSQAALPIWVDVARRLIPADSLDFPIPSGIISRAIDPRTGQLATAQCPERVTEVFLEGTEPSVYCEIHGGGLWERVKHRLGLS; encoded by the coding sequence ATGCCGAGAGTCGGTCGCGTACTGAAATGGCTGATGGGTGGAATGGTGGCTTTGGTCTGTGCGGCGGGTATCGCCGTGGCGGGCTACGGAGCCCTGTTGGCTGCATCCATTGCCCTCCCCAAGAGCGATGAACATCCACCCCTCTTGATCTTTGGTGCGCCGCATCTGCTGAAGCCGGGAGAGCCGGTGGTCGAGACCGGGGTGTTCGACCGGTTGCATCGGCTGGGTTATCGCGCTGTCTCGGATGTGCAGGGGCCCGGCGACTATCTGGCGTCGCAGGATGTCATCGATCTGTACCTGCATGCGCAGGAGGAGAGCCATCAGCCCCCCCGGCGTGTGCATGTGGAACTGAAAGACGGCGTGATCACGAATGTGATGTCCATGCAGGAGCGGGAGTCGCTTCCGTTTGTGGCTTTGGAACCGCCCTTGCTGAGCGGCATGCGTGGCGGGTCGCGGCAGGTGCGGGAGTGGGTGCCCTACAATCAGATTCCTTCTTTGGTCATCAAGACGGTTTTGGCGGTGGAAGACCGGCGGTTCTTTTCCCACTATGGTGTCGATCCCGTTGCCATTGGCCGGGCGCTGTGGGCGAATGTGACGCGCGGCGGTGTGGTGCAGGGCGGGAGCACGATTACCCAGCAGCTCGCCAAGAATTTGTTTTATTCGCCGCAACGGACCCTGGGACGAAAGTTGCGCGAAGTGGTGGCGGCGTTTGTGATGGAATGGAAGTACCGCAAGGAAGAGATCCTCGAAAGTTATCTCAATGAGATCTATCTCGGGCAAGCCGGCTCGGTGTCGATTTACGGGATCGGGGAAGCGGCGCATCGATATTTCGGGAAACCCCTGGATGCCCTCTCGATCGAGGAAGTGGCGCTGATCGGGGGGATGATCAAGGGGCCGAACACCTACTCTCCGACAAAAAATCTGGAGCATGCGACCCATCGCCGGAATGTGGTGCTCCGCCGGTTGCGCGATGAGGGGGTGCTGACCGAAGACGCGTGGAAGGAGGCGGTGAATCGGCCGGTCCAGGTGTCATTGCCAGAGGATGTCGTGGCGGACGCCCCGTATTTTGTCGACTATCTGCTGCGGCAGGTGGAGGCGGGAACCGGGATGGGCATTCCCGAAGGCGCCCGGATCTATTCGACGCTCGATCCGTACATGCAGCAACTCGCGACTGATGCTCTGCACAAAGGGCTGGCCAAGCTGGAGCAGCAGTACCCGGCGTTGCGCGAGGGCGAGACGCCGCTGCAGGGCGCTCTCGTGGTGCTCGAAGCGCGAACCGGCCATCTCCGCGCGATGGTCGGGGGGCGCGAGTATCGTACAAGTCAATTCAATCGGGCGGCGCAGGCGCACCGGCAGGCAGGGTCCTTGTTCAAACCCTTTGTGTATCTTGCGGCGTTTGAGGCGGCTCGCGCTGAGGGGAGTACAGGGATCACCCCGGCGACGATGTTGGCCGATGAGCCGGTGAGTTTCGAGTCCGGGACCGGACCCTGGTCGCCGCAGAACTACGACCGCCAGTTTCATGGACAGGTCACGGTGCGGGCGGCGCTCGAACAGTCGCTGAATGTGCCGGCGGTGCGCACGGCGCATCGATTGGGGATCGGATCGATCAACCGGCTGTTGCGGGGATTCGGCATTCAGGGAGCGTTGCCCGACAATCTCTCGGTCGCGCTCGGGAGCGCCTCGGTCTCGCTTCTCGAAATCACGGCGGCGTATGGCGGCCTGGCGAATGCGGGTGTGGTGGTGAAGCCCGTCGCCCTCACCAATCTGGTCCGTGACTCCGGAGAGACAGTCTGGAGCCCGATGGTGGACCGGCATCAGGCGGTGTCGGCGCAGGGGGCGTACCTGGCGACGTCACTGTTGAAAGGCGTGCTGGATCGGGGAACCGGATCGAAAGCGAGAGCCTGGGGATTGCGGGGTCCGGTTGCCGGGAAGACCGGCACCACGGACGGGTATCGCGATGCGTGGTTTGTCGGCTATACGCCAGACTTGGTGATCGGCGTTTGGGTTGGATTTGACGACGAACGGGCGATTCGCCTGACCGGCTCACAGGCCGCCTTGCCGATCTGGGTGGACGTGGCGCGCCGGCTCATTCCTGCCGACTCTCTCGATTTTCCCATCCCGAGCGGGATCATTTCACGAGCGATCGACCCGCGCACGGGCCAGTTGGCGACGGCGCAGTGTCCTGAGCGGGTGACGGAGGTGTTTCTGGAAGGGACGGAACCGAGCGTGTATTGCGAGATTCATGGCGGAGGACTGTGGGAGCGAGTGAAGCACCGGCTCGGATTATCCTAG
- a CDS encoding SDR family oxidoreductase — protein sequence MNTRVALITGGAKGIGRGIALDLAAQHWKIAICYRTSEADAQKTALAITERGGQALAIRCDVSDPVAAKNLVAQVEQKWGQIDVLINGAGPYHRVNLFEETVEGWNEMFDGNLHPIFYLAKAVSPGMKARKSGHIINFSMANADQMISQPDVTAHYIAKAGVLILTRTLAKLLASHGITVNAISPGFIDSGSAPPEELAGMTKRIPAGYIGTIDDTVAAVRYLLSEEARYVNGANIQISGAWGI from the coding sequence ATGAATACACGCGTGGCACTCATCACCGGCGGAGCCAAGGGCATCGGGCGTGGGATCGCGCTCGACCTGGCTGCACAGCATTGGAAGATCGCCATCTGCTACCGCACGAGCGAAGCCGATGCGCAAAAGACCGCACTGGCCATTACGGAGCGCGGCGGACAGGCGCTGGCCATCCGCTGCGACGTGTCAGACCCGGTTGCAGCGAAGAATCTCGTGGCTCAGGTCGAACAGAAGTGGGGCCAAATTGATGTTCTCATTAACGGCGCAGGTCCCTACCATCGCGTGAATCTGTTCGAAGAAACGGTCGAGGGGTGGAACGAGATGTTCGATGGCAATCTCCATCCCATCTTCTATCTGGCCAAAGCGGTTTCGCCAGGGATGAAAGCCCGCAAATCCGGCCACATCATCAACTTCAGCATGGCCAACGCCGATCAGATGATCTCGCAGCCTGACGTCACCGCACATTACATCGCCAAGGCCGGCGTGCTCATCCTCACCCGAACGCTGGCCAAGCTGCTCGCGTCGCACGGTATCACCGTGAATGCTATCTCGCCCGGATTCATCGATTCCGGCAGCGCGCCACCGGAAGAATTGGCCGGCATGACGAAGCGCATTCCTGCCGGCTATATCGGCACCATCGACGACACCGTCGCAGCCGTGCGATACTTACTGAGTGAAGAAGCGCGCTACGTAAACGGGGCGAACATCCAGATCAGCGGGGCATGGGGGATATGA
- a CDS encoding ATP-binding protein has protein sequence MTTTHPTDVTPTKVAILGAGRGGTALLDLLHQIPAIEIIGITDCNPGAPGLQRARELRVPVVPHITELIQNHGVQLILDVTGDPALGATLRSHARPDADVLSGSASRILWELVQHESALQAELLHAEKLAGIGSFAAGIAHDINNPLQLILGLAENLAEETDLEIIHTQAADIIAAVKRTTAICRDLTAYGRRSASHNHSLIPLNNKLDEALRIARYAVGFHDIDIVKQYTPEAAATGHPDELLHVFVNLITNAIQAMERGGTLTLRTTIEQDHVAIQVADTGCGIPPELFNEIFEPFFTTKPPGKGTGLGLYNIKHVIHQMHGTIAVTSDVGIGSTFTITLPRTAQT, from the coding sequence ATGACGACCACCCACCCCACAGACGTGACGCCCACCAAAGTCGCCATTCTGGGAGCAGGCCGGGGCGGCACCGCGCTCCTCGATCTGCTCCACCAAATTCCGGCCATCGAGATCATCGGCATCACCGATTGCAACCCCGGAGCACCCGGCCTGCAGCGGGCCCGTGAACTGCGCGTGCCGGTGGTACCCCACATCACCGAGCTCATCCAGAACCACGGCGTGCAACTGATTCTCGATGTGACCGGCGACCCCGCCTTAGGAGCAACGCTCCGCAGTCACGCCCGGCCTGATGCAGATGTGCTGAGTGGATCCGCCTCCCGCATTCTCTGGGAACTCGTTCAACATGAATCGGCCTTGCAAGCGGAATTGCTGCATGCGGAAAAGCTGGCCGGCATCGGCTCCTTTGCCGCCGGCATCGCCCACGATATCAACAACCCGTTGCAATTGATTCTGGGGCTCGCGGAAAACCTTGCCGAAGAAACGGATCTCGAAATCATCCACACACAGGCGGCGGACATTATCGCGGCCGTCAAGCGTACCACAGCCATCTGCCGCGACCTCACGGCCTACGGCCGACGCTCCGCCTCTCACAACCATAGCCTGATCCCTCTCAACAACAAACTCGATGAGGCGCTGAGGATCGCCCGCTATGCTGTCGGGTTCCATGATATCGATATCGTCAAGCAGTATACCCCCGAAGCGGCAGCCACTGGACATCCCGACGAACTGCTCCATGTCTTCGTCAACCTCATCACCAACGCCATTCAGGCCATGGAGCGCGGCGGCACGTTAACACTTCGAACGACGATTGAGCAGGATCACGTGGCGATTCAGGTCGCCGATACAGGCTGCGGCATTCCCCCGGAGCTCTTCAACGAGATCTTCGAACCATTTTTCACCACCAAACCTCCCGGGAAAGGTACCGGCCTGGGCCTGTATAATATCAAGCATGTGATTCACCAGATGCACGGCACCATTGCCGTGACCAGCGACGTCGGCATCGGCAGCACCTTTACTATCACCTTGCCACGAACAGCACAGACGTGA
- a CDS encoding polymer-forming cytoskeletal protein — MKKSGYMDDGNITLLAKGVELKGEIRVDGTVRIDGRLEGDIYTKGQVIVGEDGVVKGTITAGILISSGRIKATITASDRVQLLKTGIIMGEVHAPIFSMEEGAKFQGVSDMGVTTWPEDVPRLPGAVRDMNGNRNRPVAVLGKKPDL; from the coding sequence ATGAAAAAGAGCGGGTATATGGATGACGGGAATATCACGTTGTTGGCCAAAGGGGTGGAGCTCAAGGGCGAGATTCGTGTTGATGGCACGGTGCGTATTGATGGCCGTCTGGAAGGGGATATCTACACCAAGGGCCAAGTCATTGTCGGGGAAGATGGCGTGGTGAAGGGAACGATTACGGCCGGTATATTGATCAGCAGCGGGCGCATCAAGGCGACGATTACCGCGAGCGATCGGGTGCAATTGCTCAAGACCGGTATCATCATGGGTGAAGTGCATGCGCCGATCTTCTCGATGGAAGAAGGCGCGAAGTTTCAGGGTGTCAGTGACATGGGCGTCACGACCTGGCCGGAGGATGTCCCGCGGTTGCCGGGTGCTGTTCGGGACATGAATGGCAATCGCAATCGCCCGGTCGCGGTTCTGGGGAAAAAGCCGGATCTCTGA